CGGTCGCGCATCAGACgaccactacaacacacacgcacacgcacgcacacacacgcacacacacacacgcacacacacgcacacacgcacacacacgcacacacacacacgcacacacacacacgcacacacacgcacacacacacacacacacacacacacacgcacacacacgcacacacaagcaaggACAATTACTCTATCATTGTTACATATCTGCTCGAAAGGTTATCATGCAAGCGATTGATTTTAAATGACTAATAAAGGACTGATTGATTTAAAGAGACATCGATTAATGTATTGCAacgaagaggggaaaaaaagaaaaacatcaccaCATCTGATGTGAAATTCATATTTATGCCATTACTGAGCCGAGACTGCAACTCACAGAGAGCCGTCATGAATTAACTATGGCTCAAATTCCTTTGCGTGGTGTTGTTTAAGGCCGTGTCAGAACCAAGGGAGCTCTTGGGGATGTTCTCAACAAAAATCATGACGTACAAAATCAAAGTGGCTCCCAAAAGGCTCGTCACAAACGAAGAGCCTCCAGTTTCATCACTGCCTTCAACACGTGTCGACTGTTCAGACACCGAACAGACAGACGCACATGGACGCATTCCAGCATgtcatgcacacatgcaacatGCCCACAGGGGATTCACATCGCCACGTTTGCATTCAGAagaacaaggacacacacaaacacgtatgGTACATATGcacccgtacacacacacacacacacagtcatcatCACAGCTAGTCACAGATCCAGTGCCTTACATGTTGGACAAGGAATAAAGGGAGGTGGATCTGCTGGACTTTGAAGAGCTGAGGAGATCAGAAACCACAGACAAACTTCCTTTCCTTGgtagagagaaaacacacacacaagcacgcacacacacacacacacacacacacacctcgcatGGATTTAAAGCCACAGTCAAGAGGCAGAAAAGGAAGTGAATGAGTTGAGAaattacacatatatatagtatatatgtgTAGTGCAGACAGACAATAGATGAGAAAATGCGTGGCAGCTTCAGAGCAGCCAACAGCCAcaaagtcagaggtcagaaaagATGCAACACTCATGAGAGGGGTCAACACACAGCGCTTGTGTTCAGGAAAAGACAGATTCAATCAAAGGGCTGCTCATCGTGTAGGTTGACAAAAGTGAGgctgagaaaatataaaaactgtaGCACATGTTGTAAATTGACGACACCTCTGTTTGACAAACCTGGATATTGACTGAGGCATCTTCGAGTGGGTGCCGAGTGGGTCTGACAGAGGGTCACTTGTCTGGGTTTTAGAGTCCGGTCCGTCGGCCACCGCCAACCCGTCCACCGGCGCCTCACCCCCTTCATCTGAACTCCACCTCCCAGGTGTCTTAGCTGAAGTCCTCTCCTCCAGCGAGGCTTTGCGATATGACTCGGGATGCATAgttgaggtggaggtggggacGAGGGGGGCGGGACCCTGCGTGGCGCCGCTCTCTGAGCCTTCGCCACATAACAGCTGGTCGACCGTGCAGGAACCTTCAgtccccttctccctcttctctgccCCCTCGCCTTCGGGCTCCAGAGTTCCACGGCTCTCTGAAGGTGAGAACTCGGACACCGGAGGGGACCCCGAACCCTCGGGCTGCGGGACGGGCTTGAGGAGCAGGGACACCTCGGCGCTCTTCAGCAGGAGGCCCAAGCAGACGGAGAAGGGCTGGTGGTCTGCGGGACACTGGGAAGTGTCTTTGCGTTCCCGCTTGGAGCCCATCTCCTCGAGGTCCTGCTGCAGTGTCTGCTGCAGCGCTTTGATGCTGCGCTGAAGCTGcatcagaaacacaaactgccGGTGGCTcacctgcaaaaacacacacacacatattatttTCTAATGACATGATGTGTTACAGTTAGTGGTGCAGATACAGTTCAATAAACTGGAGGTCCAACTACTGAGATTGTGATCTGAGCGCggtgtttcctcctctcacaaATACTCCTTGACTCACCACAGAGCACATTAAACATGACAATAGAAGATTTATAGGATCATTTTGGCCTTTAAACAAGTTAATTACAGCATTAAAGTTTATTATCGACAGCTGCCACAATCCGCTGTAGGcaataaatgtaatttcatcCTGCAGTTGTGTCGGCTAAAAATAGGGAACCTGTCGCCTCGATATTTTGTACACTGCTctcaagaaaagaaatattcagTGAGCAATGTGGGGGATGTTAAtttgtctgacctttgttttgacatgaaatTTTAGGGCCGTCTAATTTAAGAATGAAGTTGTGAGATGTGTCACccctttaaatttaaaaaagaaaaaatctgataaCTGGTCAATGTAAAGAGGGGTAGTTCCCTCTTCAAAGTCCAAGCTTCTCTTCGTCTATtctgcatgtctgaaaaaaggatgaaaaatataCCTGGGCACTTAAATGCTTCTGCACGTGCACCAACACATGCACGTCTGCATCTTTACtcgatgatgaagaggaggaggaggaggaggaggaaggcagacTGTCGAATGACAGGGGTTTATGGAATCCGTTACTGGGTGGCGGTGCAGCATCAACGCTGTGAGGCGATGCTGGTGTCCCGTCGCTGCTGTAATACTCCTTCAGTAAGCGTTTCCTCTGCAGGCGTCCAACAGCCTCCCCCGATGTGCTCCTGGACAGACCTGACCTGACAGCACCTCTCAGCCTCTCCTGGTGCTGGAAGAGCTTCGCCGGCTGACACGCCCACACTGTGAGAGGGAAGGAGTCTACGAAGGACTGGGGCCGCCCTTTGCCGCCACGGGTGGCTTCGTAGTCCACCCAGAACTGGGCGAAGTGCATTGCCCAAAAGTCAGAGGCGGCCGGCATCCTGAGGGCGTTCGAGCCCATCGTCGGCACCACCAGGCCCCGGTAGACTTCATGGAGCTTGGTGTCCTGTTCGTGAGCGTGGCGCTGGAAGACTGGATGGAGGAGGGgcaaagaggagggggagcggggGAATGAGgagaaagacgaggagaagaatGGCTCCTCTTCGAAGGCCTGCAGCAGGGCCTCGAGGTGCGAGCGAGTGCAGTTGGCCGGGTGCCGTGTGTTAGTGGCCACCATCTCTGAAGTCTGTACGGAGATGGAGCGAGGCAGGTCAGGAGCGCAGGAGGCGTCCCGATCCGTGGGGATTACCAGCTGACAGAGAGCACAAAACCAAGAAAAACAGATAAATACCAGGAAATACATTCCACGCTTTACACCTGAATACAAGTCACGTGTCTGCAGTCTTTACCTTGAGCATGAGGCCGTCGACCTTGATGTCAACATGCTCATCGGGTTTTTGCGAGTCGTTGAGCTTGTAAATCTCCATGAACTGCTCCAGACTCTGTCTGAGGTCGAGGGCAAAGAGGTTGATCCACACCAGGCTGCGAGGATCCAGCACCAGTTGCAGGGCGTTCAGCTGGGCGTAGAGGTTTGGACATGGGActggaggagggacagagaacatgaatgatgtttttctttctttccaggcaatgttgcattcatttcctgaagtttgcaaagaaaaaaaaaatcttgtcttGACCACAGATTCATTAGTCACAAAAACGAAAACCTGTACATGTTCGCACAACGTTTCCTAATGGGGTGAGAAATCCATAATATGAATTAATTGGGTGATCCCTCATTCAGAGCACTGGGTGCAATTCAGAAAAATCAATGTCCTCAGGCACACGGCAGTCGATGACTCCGCAGCTGAATGAATGGGCTAAATAGATCCAAAGAGGGAGGTGAGCAGTGTAGGAAAACCGCTGTTTACACAGCTCGTGACTTACTAATAAAGATTAACGTTTCTAATATTATAAATCCGCTTCATTGATTTTACAGCAGTTAAAAACTGCTAAATAAAGATTAACGTTTCTAATATTATAAATCCGCTTTATTGATTTTACAGCAGTTAAAAACACATCGGTCGTACTGGGGAAGTCTTTTCCATCAGGGAAGTAGTACTCTGTGAACTCGACGTGGATGGCCGGCATCTCGGGGGGAAGGTACAAGGACTTCTTATTGCAGGAAATCATGGTTTTGGGGCTGGAGCGGCGCTGGTCTGCTGTTGACaccttcaaaagaaaacaaacattatcacAAAGTTAGTAATGTAGATGTATTAGTCCCAGTGACTGCATGTTTGAAGGTTTCTCAGACAGGGTAAGTCTGCGGTGACCTGGTAGATGCTGAAGTCAGCCATCCGGAGAACAAAGGAGCTGGACATGAGCTGGGTCTTGGGCGTTCGACTAGGAGGAGGACTGAAGGAGCTGGTGGACGAGGTGCTTATCCTGCCTAAAGAGGAAAGAAAGCGATGGAAGgttacagagacagagacgggaggcatgagattgaaaaaagaacaaccaaGAAGGAGCCAAATAGAGCGACCACTCAGTTCTCCGATAGGAAACCACAGTGCCTTGAAAAAGGTGTGTATCACCGCACGCgtctgtgcgcacacacacacacaccgcggcGGTACCTGGCTCTAAGCACCAGCAGCACTGGGctggaggctgtgtgtgtgggctccaCTCTAGGAGTTCTCCATCTGCCTCCCTAAGccctactcctcctcctgttctctcctGACTTCCATAAACATCGTCCCTAAGGGACACTGGAGGACAGAAAACCCACAGGGGGTGACATAAATGCTGGGTGCTGTGCTGCATTTCCGCCACGTGATGCGACAAAAACCAACACCCAACACGTCCAGTTGAGTTATAATTAATCATGTTTGCTATTTGCATTTTGATTACCATGCTGTGGGGATCCGTGTGCAGGCGCCGGGCCTGGCTGGTCTCGAGCTGCATTCTTTAACATCTCCACGTTGGACTTGAACTCATCGAGAAGGCGCCGCGCCCAGCCCTCCCGGGTCTTGGTGGCTTCGCTGTAGTGCATCCAGTGGGCACAGCTTTCACCTGGGGGTGGAGAGAGTGGGAAcatgggaacaggaagtgaggaaacATATTAGTCAAGAATGACAAAGGATAAAGGCAGACACAAAGGGTGCAATTAAGACTTTAATCTTTGTCATTAAAATGAGGTGGCAGTGACTTTATGGTGCGCTGGTATTGGCCCTAATAGCAGGATTCATACCTGCCCTGTGTGAAGGGTAGTAGTCCAGGGTGATGGAGCTGAAGGAAAGCTGCATGGCTCCACCTGTTATCCTCTTGTTGCTCACTGTACAGTGGAAGgaagggcagaaaaaaaataaatgtttccatttttttgggTGCATTAATCTTTGTGTTGAAAATACAGGCAAAGaaatttttcttaaaaaacagGAGGGGAAACAAAATCAAGGTCTGAGCTTGAGCAGGTTTGTGTTTATGAAGAGTAAGACTGTGATTTTATGTATCACGTGTTCagtgtaatgtacagtacaataccTTTGTCCTTAGCATGGATGTCATCACAGATGTGCAGATCGAGGTGTGTGATCTGCAGGTGGTGAGACGTCTCGTTCACATCATAGGAGCTGAACAGCTTGGCCATCGTCGCACTCTGGTCAGCGGCTGTGGACGCCTGCTGGGTCCGCACCTGCTGGGCAGAGTGCGGCGCCGACGACTCCTGGTGAATGAagatgcacagacacaaaaaaaaagtgcagataTTATGATTAGTGTTAAtgcttttggtctttttttctctctctcttctatttATTGGCCTATATGGAGCCTATCAGCATCAAACTAACAGCTGATTCATGCACTAATCAATTCTATCCAGCAGATGGCGTCAGAccaaattacagaaaaaacagaatgtGTAATAAATCAGGTGGGGTGTGGATGGGTGGACAAAGAAAGAGGGTAGGAAATCAGAATTGTGTTTACCTGGTCCTCCGTGGCCATGCTCTTCCTCTGCTGGGCAGACTTCTCCATGGCCTCGCTGAGGGACTTGGCGTACTGCACCATGGCTTTGAGCTGGGAGTCGGTCAGCACCCAGAGCAGGTCGTCCAGCACCAGAATCAGCTTGGAGGCCACCACGTTACAGTCCTTTATCTGCAGAAACATAAGACATAAGAGGCTTTTTTTGGCAAGTGtacaacaacattttgattGGTAGCTCTCGGAGACACCAgcatcaatataaaaacaagacaaggtAGAGAAATCAAGAGTatatacaaaactaaaagaaaaatatattcataatctAAAAATATTTGGAATGAATTATGCGATATTAAGTttatcagtgaaaacacacaaagaagataATTTTACAATATAATTTGTAAAGGCaccaacagcattttttttggaGAAGATAAGTTTTAGTCCAGAAATAAATCCTTTGTTCAGCAGTTTTAATctaaaagcttaaaaaaaacaaacggggTAATTAATTTCACAGAGCATGAATTAAAGCTGTTTTGGCACTTAATATTGcattatattaaatattcaacacatcCATTAGAAGTCATTTTTGCTCAAGTTAACACTAGCTGTGTGATGAATGGCTGCCGCTGACCCTGCAGCCTGTGAGGCCAAACAGAGGGATTACTattcacagaaaacaagaggaTGCTGCTAAGAGCAGTTTGAGGTTTCAAGTCTGGTTcttaaatttgtttgtgtttgttcctgaCCCGTCTCTTGAGAGTGACTCGTATCTTGGACTGGTTGGTGATGAGGCGGATGGGGGCGCTCAACATGTCGTGCTCAGCGCTCTGGATGGCGTCGGCCTCGATACGGATCATCTGCCAGCTGATCTCCTTAAAGGTCAGGATCTGGAGCGAACAGGCGGGATAGTTAATTAAGAAAAGTaggaaacataaaaatatatttggcCATTAAGAAAACACAACCTAGAAGTCTTTACTGAAAAGTCTTAActcaaatgaaatcaatataCTGACCTCTCCCCTCTGAGGATCCTGGATGCGGGTGAATCGCAGGTCACTGATGCTCCAGCTGGTGTTGACGCTGTAGACCTGCAGCTGGGAGAGTTCAAAGGAGGCGTTGAAGGCCTTGGCACTGATCCTTATCACTATGGAGTTGATGGACAGCGAGATCCCCTCCACCACCTTTTCAGCAAAGCCATATTCACTGTGTAAGAGACAAGACAGTAGGACATGGGTGgagtgagtgagacagacaaGGAGGAAAGAAGTGCCGGGCAACAGGTGGGTGCAATACATCACCACTAGTATCCTAACTGGATAAAactttcaaaattaaaaaaaactttcaatcAAGAAAAGAAGGCTCTATAATGAAGAGCCTTAAAGAAGCagaaagtacaaaaacaaaacaaaacaatcacctTTGACCTGATGCGGTTGCTATGGGAGATGGGCCATTGGGGGGACGGGGTTCATCGCAGGTACTCATCTCCATCACCACTTTATCCAGGGTCTGAAACAGTAAGTACGCACAAATGATCCCATGTTATACTccctaaaaaaaatccctatatttcatgaattatttaatgCCTAATCTCAAATCAATAAGTCTGTAATCACTGCACATACCACCATCATGCAGGAGCCTTAAGAAAAAAGCTGTGTTATCACATACACCCTCCCTTTTCACAtaggaaggaaaaaatatttccttgcTATTGATGGAGGTGCGATACCATTGTGTTCAACAGTATAGTGACTAATAGCAGATTAAACAAAGTGCTAGTGTGCTACCTTTATACATTTAGTGTGCCAAAAGTGTTGTTTAACACCAAGAACTGAGAGTATATGATGACTGAGTGTTAGAAAATGGAGGGGAGGCTtcattctgttgttgtttgttttccagaagTCTGTGTCCTGGGGGAATTCCAGCTACCTGGGGACTGGGACCAGCCTGGCGGTCTGTCCACCCGACACCTGCGCCCTGCTCAGTGAGGTGGTTGCCTTGAGGGAGAAGCTGGCAGCAATGACGCCGACACAAAGCACGCTTGAGCAAAACCCAAGTGCAACGAGGCAGAAAAATGGCCACAGTCTAAGCTAAACTCGCAATCCTACATAAAAGCCCGGCCGGGGAGCTCAGGAAGATAAACTAGGCTCAGGACAAGCAGCTGAACACAGACTCACACCCGCAAGTGTGTCAAAGGTGGATTTCACCGCTGCTTTAGGAAGCTCAGTGTGTCCATTTGAACATTTGACGCACCACTGAAATTGGCAAAGAATCATTTCCAACATCGGCAGCTGCCACTATAACCAACACTGACATCTCAAACGCCGTGGCCCAGGGGATGTACTTCTTCAGCTTGTACAAACACAACATCAGACCGGCCAGCGCGGTGGTGTCACTGATGATGAACAGCCACAGGGCGGTGTCCGCCTGTGACACTGTGGGTGACGACAATAGTGTGTGTGACCGGCCGACGTAGCTGTGATGCAGCTGGAGGCtggagacggtgtgtgtgtgaagttgtaCACAAACCAGGTGCTCTATGACGACGGCGCTTTCTACGACACCTTCAGCACCTTCCTGCTCTACCTACCAAACCTGTGAACTAAACTCTTGACaattcaatgaaaataaatgtcaaaaggaaaaacttAACAATGCCCTGTTAATTAATGAACAACAAGTGTTGTAGGTGAAACTTACCAAAGAGATTGGGTGAGTCTTCAGCTTTGTCCATGGTATctgtgaacagaaaaaaaaggttattcaGCTCTTCTGCCTTAATGGTATTATGATCATTTGATCCTCCCAACATGGCTGGacatacaaatgaaattaattgCAACAGAACTGcataaaatcaaatcaagtcaCAACAGCTGGAAACGCAGCTcagagatgaaggagaagggagagaaaaaatagaaataaaaataaatcagtgagTCCACACTGACAGGTACTGTAGTTCATTCCATTCAGCTCCATTAATCCTCAACACGCAGCCGCTTGATTCAAGTCCGTGTCAAATTATATAGCAAAAGAGATTAAATACGTATGTTCCCTAGCCGAGTGTCTCGTTCTTCAAGAAGTCGTAAATCAAAAAGTGAGAAGACGGCCTTGGATTTTACGGCTTTAATGGAATAGGACACGTTTCATTCACAGGCCTCTGATGCAGAAATACCATGAT
This region of Scophthalmus maximus strain ysfricsl-2021 chromosome 12, ASM2237912v1, whole genome shotgun sequence genomic DNA includes:
- the uhrf1bp1l gene encoding UHRF1-binding protein 1-like isoform X4, whose amino-acid sequence is MEMSTCDEPRPPNGPSPIATASGQSEYGFAEKVVEGISLSINSIVIRISAKAFNASFELSQLQVYSVNTSWSISDLRFTRIQDPQRGEILTFKEISWQMIRIEADAIQSAEHDMLSAPIRLITNQSKIRVTLKRRIKDCNVVASKLILVLDDLLWVLTDSQLKAMVQYAKSLSEAMEKSAQQRKSMATEDQESSAPHSAQQVRTQQASTAADQSATMAKLFSSYDVNETSHHLQITHLDLHICDDIHAKDKVSNKRITGGAMQLSFSSITLDYYPSHRAGESCAHWMHYSEATKTREGWARRLLDEFKSNVEMLKNAARDQPGPAPAHGSPQHGRISTSSTSSFSPPPSRTPKTQLMSSSFVLRMADFSIYQVSTADQRRSSPKTMISCNKKSLYLPPEMPAIHVEFTEYYFPDGKDFPIPCPNLYAQLNALQLVLDPRSLVWINLFALDLRQSLEQFMEIYKLNDSQKPDEHVDIKVDGLMLKLVIPTDRDASCAPDLPRSISVQTSEMVATNTRHPANCTRSHLEALLQAFEEEPFFSSSFSSFPRSPSSLPLLHPVFQRHAHEQDTKLHEVYRGLVVPTMGSNALRMPAASDFWAMHFAQFWVDYEATRGGKGRPQSFVDSFPLTVWACQPAKLFQHQERLRGAVRSGLSRSTSGEAVGRLQRKRLLKEYYSSDGTPASPHSVDAAPPPSNGFHKPLSFDSLPSSSSSSSSSSSSKDADVHVLVHVQKHLSAQVSHRQFVFLMQLQRSIKALQQTLQQDLEEMGSKRERKDTSQCPADHQPFSVCLGLLLKSAEVSLLLKPVPQPEGSGSPPVSEFSPSESRGTLEPEGEGAEKREKGTEGSCTVDQLLCGEGSESGATQGPAPLVPTSTSTMHPESYRKASLEERTSAKTPGRWSSDEGGEAPVDGLAVADGPDSKTQTSDPLSDPLGTHSKMPQSISRKGSLSVVSDLLSSSKSSRSTSLYSLSNIGRLMRDRSQSSFAVSYKNMKKSPSLQSLDNISIDSYLLEDGDAYSLMERDDVSMSGFKDAISEQSATESATEAAVGPEQEGGVSPDTVSATSQSIDEPTKDIVSVLVLKVRSVCVGMEVEGESTAVALEVGQVAPSQLGNVSLRQYLSNRSLGMMCSLPIPAQSSQAGGEMRSASLGGLHRPEVRARLESGPCAAAHSPLAEQNGFLQLRLQGYQASFLMSTLRNLAHFLEDDSASQVLPMEISVSNTHINLKDDGPRDNPADSEPSPITLNVNSLIIHRRDDGSFSIGVDGAAEAKPRKEGGLIDSSLSPVREAAGVVCSVAKATQTQALPTSPPPSAREKMLTEENECLKLELSRAKMALAEAQMEKDSLVHRMKNLKVSPS
- the uhrf1bp1l gene encoding UHRF1-binding protein 1-like isoform X1, translated to MAGLIKKQILKHLSRFAKNLSPDKINLSTLKGEGQLTNLELDEEVLQSLLDLPTWLAINRVECNKATIRIPWTKLKTHPISLTLDKVVMEMSTCDEPRPPNGPSPIATASGQSEYGFAEKVVEGISLSINSIVIRISAKAFNASFELSQLQVYSVNTSWSISDLRFTRIQDPQRGEILTFKEISWQMIRIEADAIQSAEHDMLSAPIRLITNQSKIRVTLKRRIKDCNVVASKLILVLDDLLWVLTDSQLKAMVQYAKSLSEAMEKSAQQRKSMATEDQESSAPHSAQQVRTQQASTAADQSATMAKLFSSYDVNETSHHLQITHLDLHICDDIHAKDKVSNKRITGGAMQLSFSSITLDYYPSHRAGESCAHWMHYSEATKTREGWARRLLDEFKSNVEMLKNAARDQPGPAPAHGSPQHGRISTSSTSSFSPPPSRTPKTQLMSSSFVLRMADFSIYQVSTADQRRSSPKTMISCNKKSLYLPPEMPAIHVEFTEYYFPDGKDFPIPCPNLYAQLNALQLVLDPRSLVWINLFALDLRQSLEQFMEIYKLNDSQKPDEHVDIKVDGLMLKLVIPTDRDASCAPDLPRSISVQTSEMVATNTRHPANCTRSHLEALLQAFEEEPFFSSSFSSFPRSPSSLPLLHPVFQRHAHEQDTKLHEVYRGLVVPTMGSNALRMPAASDFWAMHFAQFWVDYEATRGGKGRPQSFVDSFPLTVWACQPAKLFQHQERLRGAVRSGLSRSTSGEAVGRLQRKRLLKEYYSSDGTPASPHSVDAAPPPSNGFHKPLSFDSLPSSSSSSSSSSSSKDADVHVLVHVQKHLSAQVSHRQFVFLMQLQRSIKALQQTLQQDLEEMGSKRERKDTSQCPADHQPFSVCLGLLLKSAEVSLLLKPVPQPEGSGSPPVSEFSPSESRGTLEPEGEGAEKREKGTEGSCTVDQLLCGEGSESGATQGPAPLVPTSTSTMHPESYRKASLEERTSAKTPGRWSSDEGGEAPVDGLAVADGPDSKTQTSDPLSDPLGTHSKMPQSISRKGSLSVVSDLLSSSKSSRSTSLYSLSNIGRLMRDRSQSSFAVSYKNMKKSPSLQSLDNISIDSYLLEDGDAYSLMERDDVSMSGFKDAISEQSATESATEAAVGPEQEGGVSPDTVSATSQSIDEPTKDIVSVLVLKVRSVCVGMEVEGESTAVALEVGQVAPSQLGNVSLRQYLSNRSLGMMCSLPIPAQSSQAGGEMRSASLGGLHRPEVRARLESGPCAAAHSPLAEQNGFLQLRLQGYQASFLMSTLRNLAHFLEDDSASQVLPMEISVSNTHINLKDDGPRDNPADSEPSPITLNVNSLIIHRRDDGSFSIGVDGAAEAKPRKEGGLIDSSLSPVREAAGVVCSVAKATQTQALPTSPPPSAREKMLTEENECLKLELSRAKMALAEAQMEKDSLVHRMKNLKVSPS
- the uhrf1bp1l gene encoding UHRF1-binding protein 1-like isoform X2, whose product is MAGLIKKQILKHLSRFAKNLSPDKINLSTLKGEGQLTNLELDEEVLQSLLDLPTWLAINRVECNKATIRIPWTKLKTHPISLTLDKVVMEMSTCDEPRPPNGPSPIATASGQSEYGFAEKVVEGISLSINSIVIRISAKAFNASFELSQLQVYSVNTSWSISDLRFTRIQDPQRGEILTFKEISWQMIRIEADAIQSAEHDMLSAPIRLITNQSKIRVTLKRRIKDCNVVASKLILVLDDLLWVLTDSQLKAMVQYAKSLSEAMEKSAQQRKSMATEDQESSAPHSAQQVRTQQASTAADQSATMAKLFSSYDVNETSHHLQITHLDLHICDDIHAKDKVSNKRITGGAMQLSFSSITLDYYPSHRAGESCAHWMHYSEATKTREGWARRLLDEFKSNVEMLKNAARDQPGPAPAHGSPQHGRISTSSTSSFSPPPSRTPKTQLMSSSFVLRMADFSIYQVSTADQRRSSPKTMISCNKKSLYLPPEMPAIHVEFTEYYFPDGKDFPIPCPNLYAQLNALQLVLDPRSLVWINLFALDLRQSLEQFMEIYKLNDSQKPDEHVDIKVDGLMLKLVIPTDRDASCAPDLPRSISVQTSEMVATNTRHPANCTRSHLEALLQAFEEEPFFSSSFSSFPRSPSSLPLLHPVFQRHAHEQDTKLHEVYRGLVVPTMGSNALRMPAASDFWAMHFAQFWVDYEATRGGKGRPQSFVDSFPLTVWACQPAKLFQHQERLRGAVRSGLSRSTSGEAVGRLQRKRLLKEYYSSDGTPASPHSVDAAPPPSNGFHKPLSFDSLPSSSSSSSSSSSSKDADVHVLVHVQKHLSAQVSHRQFVFLMQLQRSIKALQQTLQQDLEEMGSKRERKDTSQCPADHQPFSVCLGLLLKSAEVSLLLKPVPQPEGSGSPPVSEFSPSESRGTLEPEGEGAEKREKGTEGSCTVDQLLCGEGSESGATQGPAPLVPTSTSTMHPESYRKASLEERTSAKTPGRWSSDEGGEAPVDGLAVADGPDSKTQTSDPLSDPLGTHSKMPQSISRKGSLSVVSDLLSSSKSSRSTSLYSLSNIGRLMRDRSQSSFAVSYKNMKKSPSLQSLDNISIDSYLLEDGDAYSLMERDDVSMSGFKDAISEQSATESATEAAVGPEQEGGVSPDTVSATSQSIDEPTKDIVSVLVLKVRSVCVGMEVEGESTAVALEVGQVAPSQLGNVSLRQYLSNRSLAGGEMRSASLGGLHRPEVRARLESGPCAAAHSPLAEQNGFLQLRLQGYQASFLMSTLRNLAHFLEDDSASQVLPMEISVSNTHINLKDDGPRDNPADSEPSPITLNVNSLIIHRRDDGSFSIGVDGAAEAKPRKEGGLIDSSLSPVREAAGVVCSVAKATQTQALPTSPPPSAREKMLTEENECLKLELSRAKMALAEAQMEKDSLVHRMKNLKVSPS
- the uhrf1bp1l gene encoding UHRF1-binding protein 1-like isoform X3, whose amino-acid sequence is MAGLIKKQILKHLSRFAKNLSPDKINLSTLKGEGQLTNLELDEEVLQSLLDLPTWLAINRVECNKATIRIPWTKLKTHPISLTLDKVVMEMSTCDEPRPPNGPSPIATASGQSEYGFAEKVVEGISLSINSIVIRISAKAFNASFELSQLQVYSVNTSWSISDLRFTRIQDPQRGEILTFKEISWQMIRIEADAIQSAEHDMLSAPIRLITNQSKIRVTLKRRIKDCNVVASKLILVLDDLLWVLTDSQLKAMVQYAKSLSEAMEKSAQQRKSMATEDQESSAPHSAQQVRTQQASTAADQSATMAKLFSSYDVNETSHHLQITHLDLHICDDIHAKDKVSNKRITGGAMQLSFSSITLDYYPSHRAGESCAHWMHYSEATKTREGWARRLLDEFKSNVEMLKNAARDQPGPAPAHGSPQHGRISTSSTSSFSPPPSRTPKTQLMSSSFVLRMADFSIYQVSTADQRRSSPKTMISCNKKSLYLPPEMPAIHVEFTEYYFPDGKDFPIPCPNLYAQLNALQLVLDPRSLVWINLFALDLRQSLEQFMEIYKLNDSQKPDEHVDIKVDGLMLKLVIPTDRDASCAPDLPRSISVQTSEMVATNTRHPANCTRSHLEALLQAFEEEPFFSSSFSSFPRSPSSLPLLHPVFQRHAHEQDTKLHEVYRGLVVPTMGSNALRMPAASDFWAMHFAQFWVDYEATRGGKGRPQSFVDSFPLTVWACQPAKLFQHQERLRGAVRSGLSRSTSGEAVGRLQRKRLLKEYYSSDGTPASPHSVDAAPPPSNGFHKPLSFDSLPSSSSSSSSSSSSKDADVHVLVHVQKHLSAQVSHRQFVFLMQLQRSIKALQQTLQQDLEEMGSKRERKDTSQCPADHQPFSVCLGLLLKSAEVSLLLKPVPQPEGSGSPPVSEFSPSESRGTLEPEGEGAEKREKGTEGSCTVDQLLCGEGSESGATQGPAPLVPTSTSTMHPESYRKASLEERTSAKTPGRWSSDEGGEAPVDGLAVADGPDSKTQTSDPLSDPLGTHSKMPQSISSGRLMRDRSQSSFAVSYKNMKKSPSLQSLDNISIDSYLLEDGDAYSLMERDDVSMSGFKDAISEQSATESATEAAVGPEQEGGVSPDTVSATSQSIDEPTKDIVSVLVLKVRSVCVGMEVEGESTAVALEVGQVAPSQLGNVSLRQYLSNRSLGMMCSLPIPAQSSQAGGEMRSASLGGLHRPEVRARLESGPCAAAHSPLAEQNGFLQLRLQGYQASFLMSTLRNLAHFLEDDSASQVLPMEISVSNTHINLKDDGPRDNPADSEPSPITLNVNSLIIHRRDDGSFSIGVDGAAEAKPRKEGGLIDSSLSPVREAAGVVCSVAKATQTQALPTSPPPSAREKMLTEENECLKLELSRAKMALAEAQMEKDSLVHRMKNLKVSPS